In Coregonus clupeaformis isolate EN_2021a chromosome 7, ASM2061545v1, whole genome shotgun sequence, one genomic interval encodes:
- the LOC121569305 gene encoding tumor necrosis factor ligand superfamily member 10, producing MAGGSSGVSFLGVVLLAAILLQTVAVTVTVLYFTNVLNTMKETFARSSVSCLTRADLREGYVRSSTEGRGDPCWQVTQQLHTLIEKSLSQRYQREISSAVRGEVSRVLPSLVMEDRAPSRPNVAAHVTGSLAPKVEREGGGSPGWRVQGQKISWWEGHKGLAFLQDVRLVDGELVMSRPGLYYIYAQTYFRHTHREEGEEEEEREQRGRPMLQYVYKKVSSYPVPILLMKTSQTSCWSRDSQFSLHSAHQGGLFPLAAGDRLLVTVSNASAIDMDERSSFFGAFLVS from the exons ATGGCGGGAGGCTCGAGCGGCGTCTCATTTCTCGGGGTTGTGCTGCTCGCTGCGATTCTGTTGCAGACCGTGGCCGTTACTGTCACCGTGCTATACTTCACTAACGTCCTCAACACG ATGAAGGAGACGTTTGCAAGGAGCAGTGTGTCGTGTCTGACACGGGCCGACCTCAGAGAGGGATACGTACGCTCCTCCACCGAGGGGAGAGGAGACCCCTGCTGGCAGGTCACACAGCAACTACACACCCTCATAGAGAAG tctctGTCTCAGCGATATCAGAGGGAGATCTCCTCAGCAGTTAGAG gtgaGGTGTCCAGGGTGTTGCCCTCACTGGTGATGGAGGACCGGGCGCCTTCTCGCCCGAATGTCGCCGCCCACGTCACTGGCAGCTTGGCTCCCaaagtagagagggagggaggag GTTCTCCGGGATGGCGTGTGCAGGGGCAGAAGATCTCGTGGTGGGAGGGGCATAAAGGGCTGGCATTCCTTCAGGACGTCCGATTGGTTGACGGGGAGCTGGTGATGTCTCGCCCAGGACTCTACTATATCTACGCCCAGACCTACTTCAGACATACCCaccgagaggagggggaggaggaagaggagagggagcagaggggGAGACCCATGCTGCAGTATGTCTATAAGAAA GTGTCCTCCTACCCAGTACCCATCCTGCTGATGAAGACAAGCCAGACTTCCTGCTGGTCCCGGGACTCCCAGTTCTCTCTGCACTCCGCCCACCAGGGGGGGCTGTTCCCATTGGCTGCCGGAGACCGCCTTCTCGTCACCGTTAGCAACGCCTCAGCCATCGACATGGATGAGAGGAGCAGCTTCTTCGGGGCTTTCCTGGTCAGCTAG
- the msl2b gene encoding E3 ubiquitin-protein ligase MSL2b translates to MNPVNATTLYVSACRSVLQCDPRDPRALAELYKLLPFFRQSLSCLVCGNLLQDPIAPTNSQCQHYVCRGCKGQRMLLKPSCSWCKDYSRFQENRQLSLLVHCYRKLCLYIAQSPLAPHIASAASDSPDLLAILNEGLSLVESEQEGEDTTDLASQSPPTAPSTSDLRPNEAPPAEESQEEGLSPVGGVNGLHDCNGLANQDVPPPITLATGGGVLKQESLGEELLACVGVVGSGEAGLCDIGTFGEELNKHGGGPLLSVDEVLRTLEPEPNPEPLDPQSDNPFVPPHNGSYCPPTPDSPCLTPSLPPENIPRLPLPPRQPTPALPRLPPHCHRKRSRSESDSEKVQPLPIATILRGPPLGATNPPHLPNPAATVKREPKLPSAITPPHLAPVPNGGPPKVGKTMLVSSKGLKKSLEHHGCPKKAYTKARQGVPKPRAQPRDRLPPHGHAHPLSHPPSPSKPLYKKPVEKKGCKCGRATQNPSVLTCRGQRCPCYSNRKACLDCICRGCQNSYMANGEKKLEAFAVPEKALEQTRLTLGINLTSITAAALRSPATSNTQHGNQLITTATGATGVSFLSGVGAGHEDRGFDDSLDMRFDC, encoded by the exons ATGAACCCGGTGAATGCCACCACTCTGTACGTGTCTGCGTGTCGTTCTGTGCTGCAGTGCGATCCTCGCGACCCCCGGGCCCTGGCGGAGCTCTACAAGCTGCTCCCCTTCTTCCGCCAGTCGCTGTCCTGCCTCGTGTGTG GTAATCTACTGCAGGACCCCATAGCGCCCACTAACTCCCAGTGCCAGCACTATGTGTGTCGGGGCTGTAAGGGCCAGAGGATGCTGCTTAAGCCGTCCTGTTCCTGGTGTAAAGACTACTCCCGCTTCCAGGAGAACAGACAGCTCTCCTTATTGGTCCACTGCTACAGGAAGCTCTGCCTCTACATCGCCCAATCACCTCTCGCCCCGCACATTGCTAGCGCAGCCAGTGATTCGCCCGACCTCCTCGCCATTCTTAATGAGGGCCTGTCATTGGTCGAAAGCGAGCAGGAAGGGGAGGACACTACGGATTTGGCGAGCCAGTCGCCGCCGACGGCCCCCTCAACGTCTGACCTCAGACCTAATGAGGCTCCGCCTGCAGAGGAGAGCCAGGAGGAGGGGCTTAGCCCTGTGGGCGGGGTTAATGGGCTGCATGACTGTAATGGCCTGGCCAATCAGGACGTGCCACCACCTATTACCTTAGCTACAGGGGGAGGTGTTCTGAAGCAGGAGAGCTTGGGGGAGGAGCTACTTGCGTGTGTTGGCGTGGTAGGTAGTGGGGAGGCGGGACTTTGTGACATTGGCACATTTGGGGAGGAGCTTAATAAACATGGCGGAGGTCCGTTGTTGAGCGTGGATGAGGTTCTTAGGACCTTGGAGCCAGAACCCAACCCTGAACCACTTGACCCCCAGTCAGACAATCCCTTTGTACCCCCCCACAACGGATCTTACTGCCCTCCTACCCCTGACTCCCCTtgcctcaccccctccctccccccagagAACATCCCTAGACTTCCGCTGCCTCCCCGCCAGCCCACCCCTGCTCTCCCCCGCCTACCCCCTCACTGCCACCGCAAGCGTTCACGCTCTGAAAGCGACAGTGAGAAGGTGCAGCCCCTCCCCATCGCCACCATCCTCAGAGGCCCACCCCTGGGTGCCACCAACCCCCCTCACCTCCCAAACCCAGCCGCCACTGTCAAACGGGAGCCCAAACTCCCCTCCGCCATCACCCCGCCTCACCTGGCGCCCGTGCCCAACGGAGGGCCTCCCAAGGTGGGCAAGACAATGCTGGTGTCGTCCAAAGGCCTGAAGAAGAGTCTGGAGCACCACGGGTGCCCTAAGAAGGCCTACACCAAGGCCAGGCAGGGAGTCCCCAAACCCCGCGCCCAGCCCCGTGACCGCCTTCCCCCCCACGGCCatgctcaccctctctctcacccacccaGCCCATCCAAGCCCCTGTACAAGAAGCCGGTGGAGAAGAAGGGCTGTAAGTGTGGAAGAGCCACTCAGAACCCCTCTGTTCTCACCTGCAGAGGGCAGCGCTGCCCCTGCTACTCCAACCGCAAG GCATGTCTGGACTGTATCTGCCGTGGCTGCCAGAACTCCTACATGGCAAACGGGGAGAAGAAGCTGGAGGCGTTTGCGGTTCCAGAGAAGGCTCTAGAACAGACGCGGCTCACGCTCGGCATCAACCTCACCTCCATCACAGCTGCAGCCCtgcgtagcccggcaaccagcaACACCCAGCACGGCAACCAGCTCATCACCACGGCAACGGGAGCGACGGGGGTGTCCTTCCTGTCCGGGGTAGGGGCAGGACATGAGGACAGGGGGTTTGATGATTCGCTGGACATGAGGTTCGACTGTTGA
- the LOC121570474 gene encoding eotaxin-like isoform X1, which translates to MSVFQSRTLSLALLITMCVYLTSVSATYRRPTKVTTNCCTSVSKTDIKFRLKGYHIQNAMAPCVDAIVFYSVKGGKICSDPKAPWVNSRKQYLNVMKKQRRHV; encoded by the exons atgtcaGTGTTCCAGTCCAGGACCCTCTCTCTGGCCCTCCTGATCACCATGTGTGTGTACCTCACCTCTGTGTCTGCTACCT ACCGTCGGCCAACTAAGGTGACCACAAATTGCTGCACAAGTGTGTCTAAAACTGACATAAAATTTCGACTGAAAGGATACCACATCCAAAACGCCATGGCACCGTGTGTGGATGCTATCGT CTTCTACTCAGTGAAAGGCGGGAAGATCTGCTCTGATCCCAAAGCACCCTGGGTAAACAGCAGAAAGCAAT atTTGAATGTGATGAAAAAGCAAAGAAGACATGTTTGA
- the LOC121570474 gene encoding eotaxin-like isoform X2, whose translation MSVFQSRTLSLALLITMCVYLTSVSATYRRPTKVTTNCCTSVSKTDIKFRLKGYHIQNAMAPCVDAIVFYSVKGGKICSDPKAPWI comes from the exons atgtcaGTGTTCCAGTCCAGGACCCTCTCTCTGGCCCTCCTGATCACCATGTGTGTGTACCTCACCTCTGTGTCTGCTACCT ACCGTCGGCCAACTAAGGTGACCACAAATTGCTGCACAAGTGTGTCTAAAACTGACATAAAATTTCGACTGAAAGGATACCACATCCAAAACGCCATGGCACCGTGTGTGGATGCTATCGT CTTCTACTCAGTGAAAGGCGGGAAGATCTGCTCTGATCCCAAAGCACCCTGG atTTGA